The region GGTAATAAAAGCCTTTACCCTCACCCCCCGACAACAGCCTCCACCCCGGCAACAATATCAAGCAACTCGCCGGTGATTGAGCCCTGCCGGGAAGTACGGTAATTTGCCTCGAGCACCTCGACATGCTCGATAATATTTTTCTCGGCAACCTGCATGGCCATAAGACGGGAGCTGTTCTCTGCCGCTAAGGATTGAACAATTGCCCCGTATACCGAAATATATAGATATTCTCTGAATAGCCCTGAAAATAAATCCTGAACCGGCACATTGATCATGGGCAACGATTTTCCGTCCCATTCCATCTTTAAACTACGCATATTAAGCGGCAGGATATGCCGGGCCGCAACCCTGCTTCCATCGCTGACATGAAGATTATTAACTATGCTGAACCGATTCATCCCACGCTTGGTTCGCCACTCTTCAAGATTCTGCGTAATCTCATCCACAATAGTATCAACCCCGCGCAGGCTGCCCGGCACACGGAAATTGACGCCGACATCAATTCCTGAATCCTCCAATGCGCCGCGCACCCGCTCCCCGCATGTCCAGCATACAGCTTTTTCTCCAGACTCTTTTAAGCTTTCCACCATCTTAACGGTTTCACT is a window of Maridesulfovibrio sp. DNA encoding:
- a CDS encoding F0F1 ATP synthase subunit gamma, which encodes MQQLEAIRKKIATTTDLLSVVKTMKALAAVNIRHFETAAKGVGEYAEVIEQGWTVFFRNAGILPYSPKGGVAVVLAIGSDQGMCGQFNEFSRSETVKMVESLKESGEKAVCWTCGERVRGALEDSGIDVGVNFRVPGSLRGVDTIVDEITQNLEEWRTKRGMNRFSIVNNLHVSDGSRVAARHILPLNMRSLKMEWDGKSLPMINVPVQDLFSGLFREYLYISVYGAIVQSLAAENSSRLMAMQVAEKNIIEHVEVLEANYRTSRQGSITGELLDIVAGVEAVVGG